The following proteins are co-located in the Apium graveolens cultivar Ventura chromosome 5, ASM990537v1, whole genome shotgun sequence genome:
- the LOC141660551 gene encoding uncharacterized protein LOC141660551, which produces MAIKDGVEVPTKLVDDILIEKKVSEYTLDVEQVMNITAKAEMVLTSALAEKEYKRVNNCKSAQEIWNKLVIPYEGTLVIKDSRMDTLIQEYENFKLLEGETIIDMETRFTRIINELAQLGKAYSTNEKNRRILKALPLSWKVKVTLLKKCII; this is translated from the coding sequence ATGGCTATCAAAGACGGTGTTGAAGTTCCTACTAAACTCGTTGATGATATTCTCATCGAGAAGAAAGTAAGTGAATACACACTTGACGTGGAACAAGTTATGAACATTACTGCGAAAGCGGAAATGGTTCTAACtagtgcacttgcagaaaaagaatacAAACGTGTTAATAACTGCAAGTCCGCACAAGAAATATGGAACAAATTGGTTATCCCCTACGAGGGTACCTTGGTTATTAAAGATTCCCGAATGGATACTTTAATTCAAGAGTACGAGAATTTTAAACTTCTCGAGGGTGAAACCATTATCGATATGGAAACGAGATTTACTCGTATTATTAATGAACTTGCACAACTCGGAAAAGCTTACTCTACTAACGAGAAAAACCGAAGGATTTTAAAAGCTTTGCCTTTGAGTTGGAAAGTTAAAGTTACACTATTAAAGAAATGCATAATTTAA